In Candidatus Bathyarchaeota archaeon, one genomic interval encodes:
- a CDS encoding long-chain fatty acid--CoA ligase has translation MAWLNLGEILDIHAKKHPMKLAVKDWCDKVWTYSELNIRTNKLANGLLNMGLHKGDRVAVMLYNCAEFVEIYCAFAKAGLVVTPVSWRYVEREIEYVVDNSDAKAMIVYEEFVSAINQLRPTFDKIDSKNYIVVGETTPQGYTNFEDLITNSPDHKPDVKVDGKDTWVQIYTSGTTGFPKGVVRSHESYAAFFLINAVEFGFSEKDYGMIIMPLFHVNSTFYGLLFLYIGASLFVGRDKGFDPVELLSIVDREKITFTSLIPTHYSLILEIPEEKRQCFNTSSLHKLLCSSAPARSRIKRGILECFPSVELYEGYGSTEAGLVTILKPEDQLRKIGSMGRECLGVDLVKLLDENGREVGIGEIGELYSRGQMMFDEYNKMPEKTKTSFRGEFFSAGDLVKRDEEGYYYIVDRKDNMVITGGEHVYPSEVEEIISQHPKVRDIAVVGLPDDRWGEAVTAVVVLRDGENATSEEIVGWCRGKMAGYKKPKRVVFIDYSEMPRAATGKILHRKLRERFAEPI, from the coding sequence ATGGCTTGGTTGAACTTGGGAGAGATCTTAGACATCCATGCTAAGAAGCATCCTATGAAATTAGCAGTCAAAGACTGGTGCGACAAGGTATGGACATATTCGGAACTAAACATTAGAACTAACAAACTGGCTAATGGCCTATTAAACATGGGTCTGCACAAGGGTGACCGTGTCGCAGTCATGCTTTATAACTGCGCCGAGTTCGTCGAGATTTACTGCGCCTTTGCCAAAGCTGGGCTGGTGGTTACGCCAGTTAGCTGGCGTTACGTTGAAAGGGAAATAGAATACGTTGTTGATAACTCAGACGCAAAAGCCATGATCGTCTATGAGGAGTTTGTTAGTGCAATTAATCAGCTTCGTCCGACATTTGATAAAATCGACAGCAAGAACTACATAGTTGTTGGTGAAACAACCCCTCAGGGCTACACAAATTTTGAGGACTTGATTACAAACTCCCCCGACCATAAGCCCGATGTAAAAGTTGACGGCAAGGATACATGGGTTCAAATTTACACTTCTGGCACTACAGGTTTTCCCAAGGGCGTTGTTCGATCCCACGAATCTTATGCCGCGTTTTTCTTAATCAACGCTGTGGAATTCGGTTTTTCAGAGAAGGATTATGGAATGATTATCATGCCTCTCTTCCATGTAAATTCAACCTTTTATGGACTTCTATTTCTCTATATCGGCGCCTCTCTATTCGTTGGCAGAGACAAAGGGTTCGATCCTGTTGAGTTACTGAGCATTGTAGACAGAGAGAAAATCACCTTTACCTCACTGATTCCAACCCACTACAGCCTCATTTTGGAAATTCCAGAAGAGAAACGTCAATGTTTCAACACAAGTTCGCTGCACAAGCTGTTATGCTCCTCTGCTCCTGCTAGAAGCAGGATAAAACGTGGAATCCTGGAATGTTTCCCCAGCGTTGAGCTATATGAGGGCTATGGCTCCACTGAAGCTGGGTTAGTCACCATACTCAAGCCTGAAGACCAGCTCAGAAAAATTGGATCAATGGGTAGAGAATGTCTGGGAGTAGATCTAGTCAAGCTTTTGGATGAGAATGGTCGCGAGGTTGGGATAGGAGAAATTGGCGAGCTCTATTCTAGGGGGCAAATGATGTTTGACGAGTATAACAAGATGCCTGAGAAGACTAAGACCTCATTTAGAGGCGAATTCTTCAGTGCTGGCGACTTGGTCAAGCGTGATGAGGAAGGCTATTATTACATTGTTGACCGCAAGGACAATATGGTCATTACAGGCGGTGAACATGTCTATCCCTCAGAGGTTGAAGAGATAATCTCTCAGCATCCGAAAGTTCGTGACATTGCTGTGGTAGGTCTTCCAGATGATAGGTGGGGTGAGGCTGTCACGGCGGTCGTTGTTTTAAGGGACGGTGAAAACGCAACCAGCGAAGAAATCGTTGGATGGTGTAGGGGCAAGATGGCTGGGTATAAAAAGCCTAAGAGAGTGGTATTCATTGACTATTCTGAAATGCCTAGGGCTGCAACAGGGAAGATTTTACATAGAAAACTTAGGGAACGCTTCGCTGAACCCATTTGA
- the arsM gene encoding arsenite methyltransferase, whose protein sequence is MEEEKTRKNVREGYAKIAKEGLCCSPTTSCCGSPTTYEELSTKMGYTEEELKSIPEGSSLCLGCGNPVALASLEEGETVIDLGSGAGVDCFLAAKKVGERGKVIGVDMTPEMIDKAQENARKGNYGNVEFRLGEIENLPVADNTADVIISNCVINLSPKKKRAFKEAFRALKPGGRLMVSDIVLLKELPEAIKKRAHPASCVKGAIMKDKYIEAIEQAGFQDVKIIKETQYSFEDIVNDPNARVIVANSNKNTQELKSVSELDEESKEIVKETLISTTSINVSATKPLK, encoded by the coding sequence TTGGAAGAAGAGAAGACAAGGAAAAATGTGAGAGAAGGATACGCCAAAATAGCCAAAGAGGGACTTTGTTGCAGCCCGACAACTTCATGCTGTGGCAGTCCTACTACGTACGAAGAACTAAGCACGAAAATGGGCTACACCGAAGAAGAGCTAAAATCTATTCCTGAAGGGTCCAGTCTTTGTCTTGGATGTGGAAATCCTGTCGCACTAGCATCCCTAGAAGAAGGCGAAACGGTCATTGATCTTGGATCAGGTGCGGGTGTCGACTGCTTCCTTGCAGCAAAAAAGGTTGGAGAAAGAGGAAAAGTCATCGGTGTGGACATGACACCTGAAATGATAGATAAGGCACAAGAAAACGCTAGAAAAGGCAACTATGGGAACGTGGAGTTCAGACTCGGGGAGATCGAAAATCTCCCTGTTGCAGACAACACTGCTGATGTGATCATCTCAAACTGTGTAATCAACCTTTCACCAAAGAAGAAGAGAGCTTTCAAAGAAGCATTCAGAGCGTTAAAACCTGGAGGAAGATTAATGGTTTCAGACATAGTCTTGCTCAAGGAGCTACCAGAAGCCATAAAGAAGAGAGCACATCCAGCTAGTTGCGTCAAAGGGGCAATAATGAAAGACAAATACATAGAGGCAATAGAACAAGCGGGGTTTCAAGATGTAAAGATCATAAAAGAAACGCAATATTCCTTCGAAGACATTGTCAATGACCCTAACGCAAGAGTCATCGTTGCCAATTCCAACAAAAATACTCAAGAATTGAAAAGCGTGTCTGAACTAGACGAAGAATCAAAAGAGATAGTAAAAGAGACTCTAATCTCAACCACGAGCATCAACGTTTCAGCAACAAAACCCTTAAAATGA